In Halichondria panicea chromosome 17, odHalPani1.1, whole genome shotgun sequence, a single window of DNA contains:
- the LOC135351518 gene encoding uncharacterized protein LOC135351518, protein MGQSLTTQPETEAPTTQSTTQGPTTQPETEAPTTQSTTQGPTTQPEMKIPTTQPTTQVLTTQPETEVPTTQPTTQSPTTPPEDQTTAAGTGQFARDTEIAGPLVGGVVGVLLLVLIVALVVGLVVYILTRRRFTNKWTPEVVSERQLAEGSQRGVISNGIQSAETDYEVIELDSPRQPTETITQNPSYMPNTDASINYEGEMYSYIDPKHVRILRNPIVSLDEMQVATLSNIATADNICYGSAIPRDHSDQVTTSENVAYGSTVR, encoded by the exons ATGG GTCAGAGCCTAACTACTCAGCCAGAGACAGAGGCCCCAACTACTCAGTCCACAACACAGGGCCCAACTACTCAGCCAGAGACAGAGGCCCCAACTACTCAGTCCACAACACAGGGCCCAACTACTCAGCCAGAGATGAAGATCCCAACTACTCAGCCCACAACACAGGTCTTAACTACTCAGCCAGAGACGGAGGTCCCAACTACTCAGCCCACAACGCAGAGCCCCACAACTCCGCCAGAAGACCAAACTACTGCAGCAGGTACTGGACAATTTGCTAGAGATACAGAGATAGCTGGTCCGTTGGTTGGTGGTGTGGTTGGTGTACTACTGTTGGTGCTGATTGTTGCATTGGTGGTGGGTTTGGTTGTGTATATTCTTACAAGGAGGAGATTCACTAATAAATGGACACCTGAGGTTGTATCTGAACGTCAGCTTGCAGAGGGCAGTCAGAGAGGCGTAATCAGTAATGGTATCCAGAGTGCTGAGactg ATTATGAAGTTATTGAGCTGGACTCTCCAAGGCAACCAACCGAAACTATTACCCAAAATCCATCGTACATGCCCAACACAGATGCATCCATCAACTACGAGGGAGAGATGTATTCTTACATTGATCCCAAACATGTACGCATTCTAAGAAATCCAATTGTCAGTCTAGATGAGATGCAAGTAGCCACTTTAAGCAACATTGCTACTGCTGACAATATTTGTTATGGGTCAGCTATTCCACGAGATCATTCTGACCAAGTGACAACTTCTGAAAATGTTGCTTATGGCTCAACTGTTCGATAA
- the LOC135351521 gene encoding uncharacterized protein LOC135351521, which translates to MSCKDSIQFSISQVISITNSGSTCSESVCCASSTFNADTQFQLLETGVFTYGIVVLSSILGFVDATDFGVLSYTLNAAELMNSMITIDPFGATSNTLRIVKFIIIAVNDSSTTNPSSAFIDPSNTDPSTADSTAEASPESSSVPVVLGAVVGALVFVLLLIIAVIVLFVCICTRMKSTVKQNLEGMSYTIWKSGTGEVIMDPNSPTQLAEALHNNPSYKANTDFPIYAEVDATLIETMSHEYDTVTPDEQTQLSEPEDYAYDTVPDQPAEVEDPVLVYKGGEPEKGEPEEGEPEAGQPEEGEPEKGEREAGEADYCISDYETIEARCTRAGEQNPTEPEVMKPVVDIKSRNCSKLHVPR; encoded by the exons ATGTCATGCAAAGATAGTATCCAGTTCAGCATAAGCCAAGTCATTTCAATAACCAACAGTGGATCTACGTGCTCAGAATCTGTATGCTGTGCATCCTCAACCTTTAATGCAGATACTCAGTTTCAGCTGCTGGAGACTGGTGTCTTTACGTATGGAATAGTTGTTTTATCTTCTATTCTGGGATTCGTTGATGCAACAGACTTTGGTGTACTCTCGTATACTCTGAATGCAGCTGAGCTCATGAACTCCATGATTACCATCGACCCTTTTGGTGCCACTAGTAACACTCTGAGAATCGTCAAATTTATAATAATTG CCGTTAATGACTCTTCAACTACCAACCCCTCATCAGCTTTTATTGACCCCTCAAATACTGACCCCTCAACTGCTGACTCCACTGCTGAGGCTAGCCCTGAAAGCAGCTCTGTCCCGGTGGTCCTAGGTGCAGTGGTTGGTGCACTGGTGTTTGTGCTGCTACTGATAATAGCCGTCATTgtgttgtttgtgtgtatttgtACGAGAATGAAATCCACTGTTAAACAGAATCTCGAGGGAATGAGTTATACCATCTGGAAAAGTGGGACTG gagAGGTGATCATGGATCCCAACTCTCCAACACAACTAGCAGAAGCTTTACATAACAACCCATCGTACAAAGCAAACACAGACTTTCCCATATATGCGGAAGTTGATGCTACCCTTATTGAAACCATG AGCCACGAGTATGATACTGTAACACCAGATGAGCAGACACAGTTGAGTGAGCCAGAG GACTACGCATACGATACTGTACCAGATCAACCAGCAGAAGTGGAAGACCCAGTACTAGTGTATAAGGGAGGAGAACCAGAGAAGGGAGAACCAGAGGAGGGAGAGCCAGAGGCTGGACAGCCAGAGGAGGGAGAGCCAGAGAAGGGAGAGCGAGAAGCTGGAGAGGCAGACTATTGCATAAGC GACTACGAGACTATAGAAGCTAGGTGTACACGAGCGGGAGAGCAGAATCCAACTGAGCCAGAGGTGATGAAGCCAGTGGTTGATATAAAGTCACGTAATTGTTCAAAATTGCATGTCCCGCGATAG
- the LOC135351522 gene encoding ephrin type-A receptor 4a-like isoform X1, translating to MLTEDKTSQLVAVKVLNKGVDEADKVKFLQEAAIMGQFRHPNIMKLYGVVTEEEPVMIVLELLLTGDLRNQLINSKEGKNCGIDVHTLLSYCRQIASGMAYLSSKAFVHRDLAARNILVSEEGVCKIANFGMSRELMDEDCYISYGGKIPVKWTAPEALHYKQYSVASDVWSFGCVMYEIWSLGHKPFEAFSNKQTIKEVDEGYRLAPPPGTPRTVYKFMMECWHPVKGERPTFTELMQELSLPDTKLLHWRDEDRDTHPEANTLGAPLNFTEHLYMDLQESYVVSKNSVGTYETTDS from the exons ATGCTCACTGAAGATAAGACCTCTCAGCTGGTGGCTGTGAAGGTGCTCAACAAAGGAGTGGATGAGGCAGACAAAGTCAAGTTCCTCCAGGAGGCGGCCATCATGGGTCAGTTTAGGCATCCCAATATCATGAAGCTGTACGGAGTGGTGACTGAAGAAGAGCCGGTGA TGATAGTACTGGAGCTGTTGTTGACTGGTGACCTGAGGAACCAGCTCATTAATAGCAAAGAGGG GAAGAACTGTGGTATTGATGTCCACACTTTACTGAGCTACTGCCGACAGATAGCCTCAGGCATGGCGTACTTGTCTAGTAAGGCAtttgtgcacagagacctGGCAGCCAGGAATATACTAGTGTCAGAGGAGGGAGTGTGTAag ATTGCAAATTTTGGAATGTCACGAGAGTTAATGGACGAAGATTGCTACATTTCCTACGGAGGGAAAATCCCTGTGAAGTGGACTGCCCCTGAG GCCCTCCATTACAAGCAGTATTCAGTGGCCAGTGATGTGTGGAGCTTTGGTTGTGTCATGTACGAGATATGGAGTCTGGGGCACAAACCATTTGAAGCTTTCTCTAACAAGCAA ACAATCAAGGAGGTTGACGAAGGATACAGATTGGCCCCTCCCCCTGGGACCCCCCGGACAGTTTACAAATTCATGATGGAATGTTG gCACCCTGTGAAGGGAGAGAGACCCACATTCACTGAGCTGATGCAGGAGCTTAGTCTACCAGACACCAAGCTCCTGCACTGGAGGGACGAGGACAGGGACACACACCCTGAGGCTAATACTCTCGGAGCACCCCTCAACTTCACAGAGCACCTGTACATGGACTTACAAGAGAGCTATGTTGTGTCAAAGAATAGTGTAGGAACGTATGAAACTACTGACAGTTAG
- the LOC135351522 gene encoding ephrin type-A receptor 4a-like isoform X2, whose product MGQFRHPNIMKLYGVVTEEEPVMIVLELLLTGDLRNQLINSKEGKNCGIDVHTLLSYCRQIASGMAYLSSKAFVHRDLAARNILVSEEGVCKIANFGMSRELMDEDCYISYGGKIPVKWTAPEALHYKQYSVASDVWSFGCVMYEIWSLGHKPFEAFSNKQTIKEVDEGYRLAPPPGTPRTVYKFMMECWHPVKGERPTFTELMQELSLPDTKLLHWRDEDRDTHPEANTLGAPLNFTEHLYMDLQESYVVSKNSVGTYETTDS is encoded by the exons ATGGGTCAGTTTAGGCATCCCAATATCATGAAGCTGTACGGAGTGGTGACTGAAGAAGAGCCGGTGA TGATAGTACTGGAGCTGTTGTTGACTGGTGACCTGAGGAACCAGCTCATTAATAGCAAAGAGGG GAAGAACTGTGGTATTGATGTCCACACTTTACTGAGCTACTGCCGACAGATAGCCTCAGGCATGGCGTACTTGTCTAGTAAGGCAtttgtgcacagagacctGGCAGCCAGGAATATACTAGTGTCAGAGGAGGGAGTGTGTAag ATTGCAAATTTTGGAATGTCACGAGAGTTAATGGACGAAGATTGCTACATTTCCTACGGAGGGAAAATCCCTGTGAAGTGGACTGCCCCTGAG GCCCTCCATTACAAGCAGTATTCAGTGGCCAGTGATGTGTGGAGCTTTGGTTGTGTCATGTACGAGATATGGAGTCTGGGGCACAAACCATTTGAAGCTTTCTCTAACAAGCAA ACAATCAAGGAGGTTGACGAAGGATACAGATTGGCCCCTCCCCCTGGGACCCCCCGGACAGTTTACAAATTCATGATGGAATGTTG gCACCCTGTGAAGGGAGAGAGACCCACATTCACTGAGCTGATGCAGGAGCTTAGTCTACCAGACACCAAGCTCCTGCACTGGAGGGACGAGGACAGGGACACACACCCTGAGGCTAATACTCTCGGAGCACCCCTCAACTTCACAGAGCACCTGTACATGGACTTACAAGAGAGCTATGTTGTGTCAAAGAATAGTGTAGGAACGTATGAAACTACTGACAGTTAG
- the LOC135351523 gene encoding hepatocyte growth factor receptor-like isoform X2, with the protein MWTNAVLKFRRTYTFYWFCLVVLTVAITCCESTFEWSCSTPVNNVTFFPDIPTNVSDPLISNERTIPTPVGQLFIYPVPQEVQRCSGTVTGVQYCYKGQSVSFTLLIFVEPVDSTGSIQYNVSQVIPIINNGSMCSGSVCCASSTFNADTQFQLLETGVFTYGIRAVESSILGFHSSADYNVSSYLRSAAELMDSMITISPPTISSNTLRIVQFIVETSTTTALSDSEITTDPSTARTPQTTTSPDNDVTTADPSTAEATLSNTAMTSSPQVGDGDDSSPSGAVGTVVGVLVSAVLLMVGVFVLVICIRTRRRSTDKWNPEVVSERQPVDSNKIEGISNAIYGAGAGDLEVGMELDSLRQPRKSISNSNYDYARVDTPPNETKGHEYATADELSELRKAEVKYSYATTGPAVPPARDSRRTVPGSSHKSRGSITDAIYMVPACDENSLYAQFTVIKIKALSHSAIKLKEKLGAGQFGTVHKAEMLTGDKTSQLVAVKTLNKGVDEADKVKFLQEAAIMGQFRHPNVVKLYGVVTEEEPVMIVLELLLTGDLRNQLIKSKEGKCGIDVHTLLSYCRQIASGMAYLSSKAFVHRDLAARNILVSEEGVCKVADFGMSRDLMDETYYISHGGKIPVRWTAPEALHYKKYSTASDVWSFGCVMYEIWSLGHKPFEAFSNNQTIKEVDEGYRLAPPPGTPRTVYKLMMECWHPVKGERPTFTELMQELSLPDTKLLHWRDEDRDTHPEASTLGAPLNFTEQLYMDLQESYVVSKNSVGTYETPVMSIIK; encoded by the exons ATGTGGACAAATGCAGTGCTCAAGTTTAGAAGGACTTATACATTTTACTGGTTTTGTCTTGTTGTCTTGACAG TTGCAATCACATGCTGTGAGTCTACCTTTGAGTGGAGCTGCTCTACCCCTGTCAATAATGTCACCTTCTTTCCTGACATACCAACGAATGTGTCTGATCCTCTTATCAGTAATGAAAGAACAATACCAACACCTGTAGGACAGCTCTTCATTTACCCTGTACCACAAGAAGTACAGAGGTGTAGTGGAACTGTTACTGGAGTTCAGTATTGCTATAAAGGACAATCAGTTAGTTTTACTTTACTGATTTTTGTTGAGCCAGTTGATTCTACTGGCAGCATACAGTACAACGTGAGCCAAGTCATTCCAATAATCAACAATGGATCCATGTGCTCAGGATCTGTATGCTGTGCATCCTCAACCTTTAATGCAGATACTCAGTTTCAACTGCTGGAGACTGGTGTCTTTACGTATGGAATTAGAGCAGTTGAATCTTCTATTCTGGGATTCCACTCTAGTGCAGACTATAATGTATCTTCTTACCTTCGAAGTGCAGCTGAGCTTATGGACTCAATGATAACCATCTCTCCTCCTACTATTTCTAGTAACACTCTGAGAATTGTTCAATTCATAGTTG aaacaaGCACTACAACTGCTCTCTCTGACTCGGAAATTACCACAGACCCGTCTACTGCTAGGACCCCTCAAACAACCACCTCTCCAGACAATGATGTCACCACTGCTGACCCATCAACTGCAGAGGCCACCCTCAGTAACACAGCAATGACCTCCTCTCCTCAGGTAGGTGATGGTGATGACAGCTCTCCATCAGGTGCTGTGGGCACAGTGGTTGGTGTACTGGTGTCTGCAGTGCTACTGATggtgggtgtgtttgtgttggtCATATGCATTCGTACGAGGAGGAGATCCACTGATAAATGGAACCCTGAGGTTGTTTCTGAACGACAGCCCGTGGACAGCAACAAGATCGAGGGAATCAGTAATGCCATCTATGGTGCTGGGGCTG gaGACCTAGAGGTGGGTATGGAACTAGATTCTCTAAGGCAACCAAGGAAAAGCATATCTAATAGCAACTATGACTATGCTCGAGTTGATACTCCTCCTAATGAAACCAAG GGCCACGAGTATGCTACAGCTGATGAGCTGTCAGAGCTGAGGAAGGCAGAG GTTAAATATTCCTACGCCACTACTGGTCCTGCAGtccct CCAGCAAGAGACTCACGGAGAACTGTTCCTGGTAGCAGCCACAAGAGCAGA gGTTCTATCACTGACGCTATCTACATGGTACCAGCCTGCGATGAGAACTCACTCTATGCTCAGTTCACTGTGATCAAGATTAAAGCACTCTCACACTCAGCCATCAA GCTTAAGGAGAAGCTTGGTGCCGGGCAGTTTGGCACAGTACACAAGGCGGAGATGCTCACTGGAGATAAGACCTCTCAGCTGGTAGCTGTGAAGACACTCAACAAAGGAGTGGATGAGGCAGACAAAGTCAAGTTCCTCCAGGAGGCGGCCATCATGGGTCAGTTCAGGCATCCCAACGTGGTCAAGCTGTACGGAGTGGTGACTGAAGAAGAGCCG GTGATGATAGTACTGGAGCTGTTGTTGACTGGTGACCTGAGGAACCAGCTCATTAAGAGCAAGGAGGG GAAGTGTGGTATTGATGTCCACACTTTACTGAGCTACTGCCGACAGATAGCCTCAGGCATGGCGTACTTGTCTAGTAAAGCAtttgtgcacagagacctGGCAGCCAGGAACATACTGGTGTCAGAGGAGGGAGTGTGCaag GTTGCAGATTTTGGCATGTCACGTGATTTGATGGACGAGACTTACTACATCTCCCACGGAGGGAAAATCCCTGTGAGGTGGACTGCCCCTGAG GCGCTCCATTACAAGAAGTACTCGACAGCCAGTGATGTGTGGAGCTTTGGTTGTGTCATGTACGAGATATGGAGTCTGGGGCACAAACCATTTGAAGCTTTCTCTAACAATCAA ACAATCAAGGAGGTTGACGAAGGATACAGATTGGCCCCTCCCCCTGGGACCCCCCGGACAGTTTACAAACTCATGATGGAATGTTG gcaCCCTGTGAAGGGAGAGAGACCCACATTCACTGAACTGATGCAGGAGCTTAGTCTACCAGACACCAAGCTCCTGCACTGGAGGGACGAGGACAGGGACACACACCCTGAGGCTAGTACTCTTGGAGCACCCCTCAACTTCACAGAGCAGCTGTACATGGACTTACAAGAGAGCTATGTTGTGTCAAAGAATAGTGTAGGAACGTATGAAACTCCTGTTATGAGCATTATTAAATAG
- the LOC135351523 gene encoding hepatocyte growth factor receptor-like isoform X1: MWTNAVLKFRRTYTFYWFCLVVLTVAITCCESTFEWSCSTPVNNVTFFPDIPTNVSDPLISNERTIPTPVGQLFIYPVPQEVQRCSGTVTGVQYCYKGQSVSFTLLIFVEPVDSTGSIQYNVSQVIPIINNGSMCSGSVCCASSTFNADTQFQLLETGVFTYGIRAVESSILGFHSSADYNVSSYLRSAAELMDSMITISPPTISSNTLRIVQFIVETSTTTALSDSEITTDPSTARTPQTTTSPDNDVTTADPSTAEATLSNTAMTSSPQVGDGDDSSPSGAVGTVVGVLVSAVLLMVGVFVLVICIRTRRRSTDKWNPEVVSERQPVDSNKIEGISNAIYGAGAGDLEVGMELDSLRQPRKSISNSNYDYARVDTPPNETKGHEYATADELSELRKAEVKYSYATTGPAVPPARDSRRTVPGSSHKSRGSITDAIYMVPACDENSLYAQFTVIKIKALSHSAIKLKEKLGAGQFGTVHKAEMLTGDKTSQLVAVKTLNKGVDEADKVKFLQEAAIMGQFRHPNVVKLYGVVTEEEPVMIVLELLLTGDLRNQLIKSKEGKNCGIDVHTLLSYCRQIASGMAYLSSKAFVHRDLAARNILVSEEGVCKVADFGMSRDLMDETYYISHGGKIPVRWTAPEALHYKKYSTASDVWSFGCVMYKIWSLGHKPFEAFSNNQTIKEVDEGYRLAPPPGTPRTVYKLMMECWHPVKGERPTFTELMQELSLPDTKLLHWRDEDRDTHPEASTLGAPLNFTEQLYMDLQESYVVSKNSVGTYETPVMSIIK, encoded by the exons ATGTGGACAAATGCAGTGCTCAAGTTTAGAAGGACTTATACATTTTACTGGTTTTGTCTTGTTGTCTTGACAG TTGCAATCACATGCTGTGAGTCTACCTTTGAGTGGAGCTGCTCTACCCCTGTCAATAATGTCACCTTCTTTCCTGACATACCAACGAATGTGTCTGATCCTCTTATCAGTAATGAAAGAACAATACCAACACCTGTAGGACAGCTCTTCATTTACCCTGTACCACAAGAAGTACAGAGGTGTAGTGGAACTGTTACTGGAGTTCAGTATTGCTATAAAGGACAATCAGTTAGTTTTACTTTACTGATTTTTGTTGAGCCAGTTGATTCTACTGGCAGCATACAGTACAACGTGAGCCAAGTCATTCCAATAATCAACAATGGATCCATGTGCTCAGGATCTGTATGCTGTGCATCCTCAACCTTTAATGCAGATACTCAGTTTCAACTGCTGGAGACTGGTGTCTTTACGTATGGAATTAGAGCAGTTGAATCTTCTATTCTGGGATTCCACTCTAGTGCAGACTATAATGTATCTTCTTACCTTCGAAGTGCAGCTGAGCTTATGGACTCAATGATAACCATCTCTCCTCCTACTATTTCTAGTAACACTCTGAGAATTGTTCAATTCATAGTTG aaacaaGCACTACAACTGCTCTCTCTGACTCGGAAATTACCACAGACCCGTCTACTGCTAGGACCCCTCAAACAACCACCTCTCCAGACAATGATGTCACCACTGCTGACCCATCAACTGCAGAGGCCACCCTCAGTAACACAGCAATGACCTCCTCTCCTCAGGTAGGTGATGGTGATGACAGCTCTCCATCAGGTGCTGTGGGCACAGTGGTTGGTGTACTGGTGTCTGCAGTGCTACTGATggtgggtgtgtttgtgttggtCATATGCATTCGTACGAGGAGGAGATCCACTGATAAATGGAACCCTGAGGTTGTTTCTGAACGACAGCCCGTGGACAGCAACAAGATCGAGGGAATCAGTAATGCCATCTATGGTGCTGGGGCTG gaGACCTAGAGGTGGGTATGGAACTAGATTCTCTAAGGCAACCAAGGAAAAGCATATCTAATAGCAACTATGACTATGCTCGAGTTGATACTCCTCCTAATGAAACCAAG GGCCACGAGTATGCTACAGCTGATGAGCTGTCAGAGCTGAGGAAGGCAGAG GTTAAATATTCCTACGCCACTACTGGTCCTGCAGtccct CCAGCAAGAGACTCACGGAGAACTGTTCCTGGTAGCAGCCACAAGAGCAGA gGTTCTATCACTGACGCTATCTACATGGTACCAGCCTGCGATGAGAACTCACTCTATGCTCAGTTCACTGTGATCAAGATTAAAGCACTCTCACACTCAGCCATCAA GCTTAAGGAGAAGCTTGGTGCCGGGCAGTTTGGCACAGTACACAAGGCGGAGATGCTCACTGGAGATAAGACCTCTCAGCTGGTAGCTGTGAAGACACTCAACAAAGGAGTGGATGAGGCAGACAAAGTCAAGTTCCTCCAGGAGGCGGCCATCATGGGTCAGTTCAGGCATCCCAACGTGGTCAAGCTGTACGGAGTGGTGACTGAAGAAGAGCCG GTGATGATAGTACTGGAGCTGTTGTTGACTGGTGACCTGAGGAACCAGCTCATTAAGAGCAAGGAGGG GAAGAACTGTGGTATTGATGTCCACACTCTACTGAGCTACTGCCGACAGATAGCCTCAGGCATGGCGTACTTGTCTAGTAAGGCGtttgtgcacagagacctGGCAGCCAGGAACATACTGGTGTCAGAGGAGGGAGTGTGCAag GTTGCAGATTTTGGCATGTCACGTGATTTGATGGACGAGACTTACTACATCTCCCACGGAGGAAAAATCCCTGTGAGGTGGACTGCCCCTGAG GCGCTCCATTACAAGAAGTACTCGACAGCCAGTGATGTGTGGAGCTTTGGTTGTGTCATGTACAAGATATGGAGTCTGGGGCACAAACCATTTGAAGCTTTCTCTAACAATCAA ACAATCAAGGAGGTTGATGAAGGATACAGGTTGGCCCCTCCCCCTGGGACCCCCCGGACAGTTTACAAGCTCATGATGGAATGTTG gCACCCTGTGAAGGGAGAGAGACCCACATTCACTGAGCTGATGCAAGAGCTTAGTCTACCAGACACCAAGCTCCTGCACTGGAGGGATGAGGACAGGGACACACACCCTGAGGCTAGTACTCTTGGAGCTCCCCTCAACTTCACAGAGCAGCTGTACATGGACTTACAAGAGAGCTATGTTGTGTCAAAGAATAGTGTAGGAACGTATGAAACCCCTGTTATGAGTATTATTAAATAG
- the LOC135351526 gene encoding uncharacterized protein LOC135351526 produces the protein MMSITSTRLSVVICLIFFILVIAGITVTQGTTSDCFVNNVGTFMDGQDCSPYDIFDSGQSITNATLSDFCPSQCAIAVNIFFEAACNLSYSEIVCSRNEDNTRYCVDFQYIDEQLTTEILQPMRAACLDSNCSQSDACNASVQALPCCINEANRFLTEIDGRPALLSSDCTVVSSVCNIPDYADLITTYTEPALVTQMNIVGPTNSADVTAVVHLTVVLALLVYSCATVWS, from the exons ATGATGAGCATTACTAGTACAAGACTCTCTGTTGTGATCTGTCTGATCTTCTTCATCCTTGTTATTGCTGGGATTACTGTGACCCAGGGAACAACATCAGACTGCTTTGTTAATAATGTGGGCACATTCATGGATGGGCAGGACTGTTCACCTTACGACATCTTTGACTCA ggTCAATCAATCACGAATGCCACTCTGTCAGACTTTTGTCCCAGCCAGTGTGCAATAGCTGTGAACATTTTCTTTGAAGCTGCTTGCAACTTGAGCTACAGTGAGATTG TCTGCTCAAGAAATGAGGACAACACTCGCTACTGTGTCGACTTTCAGTACATTGATGAGCAACTCACGACAGAAATTCTTCAACCAATGCGAGCTGCATGTCTCGACTCCAACTGTAGCCAATCAGATGCTTGCAATGCTTCTGTGCAAGCG CTACCTTGTTGCATAAATGAAGCAAATCGATTTTTGACTGAGATTGATGGACGACCTGCTCTACTCTCCAGTGACTGCACGGTAGTGAGCTCTGTGTGCAACATACCGGACTACGCGGATTTAATAACTACGTACACCGAACCAGCACTAGTAACTCAAATGAATATCGTAGGACCTACTAACTCTGCAGATGTTACTGCTGTAGTACATTTGACGGTTGTCCTGGCATTACTTGTATATAGCTGTGCTACAGTATGGAGTTAA
- the LOC135351528 gene encoding cholesterol 24-hydroxylase-like translates to MVHTHPTVLERLQAEVKEVLGEETNITKELLQKLEYTEQVLLETLRMHPPVPGIAKEVAPEGLDVGGYHVPGGTSLILPSSVLCRMPEYFDEPDTFNPDRFSPQNTQPSSFVFFPFGLGHRSCIGKHFALMEAKMILARLIQTYQVTLPSGYQLVRVQRTTMQPQDTVNCTIQLC, encoded by the exons ATGGTACACACTCATCCAACTGTCCTTGAAAG GTTGCAGGCTGAGGTGAAGGAGGTTCTGGGTGAGGAGACCAATATCACCAAAGAACTTCTACAGAAACTAGAGTATACTGAGCAG GTTCTCTTGGAAACGTTGAGAATGCATCCACCTGTGCCTGGGATTGCCAAGGAGGTTGCCCCTGAGGGCCTGGATGTCGGTGGTTACCACGTCCCAGGAGGAACATCTCTCATA CTGCCTTCATCTGTGCTCTGTCGAATGCCTGAGTATTTTGATGAGCCAGACACTTTCAATCCTGATCGTTTCAGCCCTCAAAACACTCA GCCCAGTTCTTTTGTCTTCTTTCCGTTTGGTCTCGGCCATCGCTCTTGTATTGGGAAGCACTTTGCACTG ATGGAGGCCAAGATGATCCTTGCTCGTCTGATTCAGACCTACCAAGTCACGCTTCCCTCCGGCTATCAGCTTGTTCGTGTACAGAGGACAACCATGCAGCCACAGGACACTGTCAACTGCACTATTCAACTATGCTAG
- the LOC135351524 gene encoding cholesterol 24-hydroxylase-like, whose product MESMTTVVIYSASGLLILCLAVAAFLAFTVYTYYHGKKYSHIPSPKKSNFYLGHLPDAIRMGNEEAPMQVLLAKWQADCSSSIYVVHLLTQAMVVVTDPDVIKDIVMQPKNPKSSYMMNKFRYLFGERFMGRGIFSIPDYDVWKPRRRMYDSAFKKSYLEGILPAFNSCIDLFLEKLAPFTDGVTPVPMKEHLSEVTLDVISKVAFGTDFTKSWNTHMLGLTPNNQNGKLTFLINSSLRGLQKSLNQHVSGTYSVKFKSS is encoded by the exons ATGGAATCAATGACCACAGTCGTTATATACTCAGCCAGTGGGCTCCTGATCCTGTGCCTAGCAGTAGCTGCTTTCCTTGCCTTCACTGTCTACACATACTACCACGGCAAGAAATACTCGCACATCCCGTCACCCAAGAAATCAAA CTTTTATTTGGGACACTTACCGGACGCTATTCGCATGGGAAATGAAGAAGCACCGATGCAAGTGTTGTTAGCTAAATG GCAGGCTGATTGCAGTAGCTCCATCTACGTTGTACATTTGCTCACCCAAGCAATGGTTGTGGTAACCGACCCAGACGTCATTAAGGACATCGTAATGCAACCAAAGAATCCTAAATCATCGTACATGATGAACAAGTTTAGGTACTTGTTTGGAGAAAG ATTCATGGGCAGAGGCATATTTTCTATTCCTGATTACGACGTGTGGAAACCAAGGAGACGCATGTATGACTCAGCATTCAAGAAAAG CTATTTGGAAGGTATTCTTCCTGCATTCAATAGCTGTATTGATCTGTTCCTTGAGAAGCTAGCACCCTTTACTGATGGAGTGACCCCAGTCCCTATGAAAGAACACCTCTCTGAGGTTACGCTGGACGTCATTAGCAAG GTTGCTTTTGGTACTGACTTTACCAAGAGTTGGAACACCCACATGTTGGGATTGACACCGAATAACCAAAATGGAAAGCTGACATTTCTGATAAATAGCAGTTTACGTGGTTTGCAAAAGAGTCTCAACCAACATGTTTCAGGTACGTATAGCGTTAAATTTAAGAGttcataa